In the genome of Streptomyces sp. V2I9, one region contains:
- a CDS encoding bifunctional glycosyltransferase family 2 protein/CDP-glycerol:glycerophosphate glycerophosphotransferase, protein MPRFSVIVPAFRVQAYLHACLDSVLAQSFKDHEIIVVDDCSPDACGPIADEYARRDPRVTALHLPRNTGLGPARNAGMDRASGDYLIFLDGDDTLLPDALQTIADRIDATGEPDVLMYDYARTYWTGRSVRNVLGALLDETGPARFRLADRPELLRLLMVVWNKAYRRAFVEAEGFAFPPGYYEDTPWTYPVLMSAGSIAVLDAVCVSYRQRRRGNILSTTSEKHLDVFDQYDRVFAFIDSRPELAPWRPVIFRRMLDHFSALYASRSRLPSHSRAAFFRRATASCRRHHTPGTPVPRRARLRHGLLRLGARRTYRALSGAQRLGGRLRTGAAAVRRAVRGAALRAHYRIQSRLPLRTRDAVFTARGGAYAGSPAAIEAKVRELAPGMRTAWICRPADAHTVPTGTRHLAPGTFAHGAALARSAYLVNDGSFDRQLVKRRGQIVLQTHEGTPLRTVGTDLLDRPAAARGTDFEELLRAVDTWDYSLSANPHSTLVRERAYPSAYTTLEYGSPRNDVYHRTGPAEVARLRETLGVPEGTTALLYAPVPRDYRRVQRPALDLERLLRMLGPRFVVLARTPLPADPARRAPHPRIIDVSAHRSVETLALASDALITDYASLMFDYANLDRPVVLHLPDIEAYEASRGTYFDITAFPPGVVVRSQDELVDVLTTDHWRGSHAAQLRAAFRARFCPYDDGFAAERVVRRVFLGETDGLPLPVPYAARRTPAAALPAQDGAGAAVRG, encoded by the coding sequence GTGCCCCGGTTCTCCGTCATCGTGCCCGCGTTCCGGGTCCAGGCGTATCTGCACGCGTGTCTGGATTCGGTACTGGCCCAGTCCTTCAAGGACCACGAGATCATCGTGGTCGACGACTGCTCCCCCGACGCCTGCGGACCGATCGCCGACGAGTACGCCCGCCGGGACCCCCGCGTCACCGCGCTCCACCTGCCCCGCAACACCGGCCTGGGGCCCGCTCGCAACGCCGGGATGGACCGGGCGTCCGGCGACTACCTGATCTTCCTCGACGGCGACGACACCCTGCTGCCGGACGCGCTCCAGACCATCGCCGACCGGATCGACGCGACCGGCGAGCCCGACGTCCTGATGTACGACTACGCCCGTACGTACTGGACGGGCCGCAGCGTCCGCAACGTCCTGGGCGCCCTTCTCGACGAGACCGGCCCGGCCCGCTTCCGGCTCGCCGACCGCCCCGAGCTGCTGCGGCTCCTCATGGTCGTCTGGAACAAGGCGTACCGCCGCGCGTTCGTCGAGGCCGAGGGGTTCGCCTTCCCGCCCGGCTACTACGAGGACACTCCCTGGACCTACCCGGTGCTGATGTCGGCCGGGTCGATCGCGGTGCTCGACGCGGTCTGCGTCTCCTACCGGCAGCGGCGGCGCGGCAACATCCTCTCCACCACCAGCGAGAAGCACCTCGACGTCTTCGACCAGTACGACCGGGTCTTCGCGTTCATCGACTCCCGTCCCGAACTCGCCCCGTGGCGACCGGTGATATTCCGGCGCATGCTGGACCACTTCTCCGCGCTGTACGCCTCCCGGTCCCGGCTCCCGTCGCACAGCCGCGCCGCGTTCTTCCGCCGCGCCACCGCCTCCTGCCGGCGCCACCACACGCCCGGCACCCCGGTCCCGCGCCGCGCGCGGCTGCGCCACGGACTGCTGCGGCTCGGCGCGCGGCGCACCTACCGGGCGCTCTCGGGCGCCCAGCGCCTCGGCGGGCGGCTGCGCACGGGGGCGGCGGCCGTACGGCGGGCGGTGCGGGGCGCGGCACTGCGGGCGCACTACCGGATCCAGTCGCGGCTGCCGCTGCGCACCCGCGACGCGGTGTTCACCGCGCGGGGCGGCGCGTACGCGGGCAGCCCGGCGGCGATCGAGGCGAAGGTCCGCGAGCTGGCGCCGGGGATGCGGACGGCCTGGATCTGCCGGCCCGCCGACGCCCACACGGTGCCGACCGGCACCCGGCACCTCGCGCCCGGCACGTTCGCCCACGGGGCGGCGCTGGCCCGCTCGGCGTACCTGGTGAACGACGGCTCCTTCGACCGGCAGCTGGTCAAGCGGCGCGGCCAGATCGTGCTCCAGACGCACGAGGGCACGCCGCTGCGGACCGTGGGCACCGACCTGCTGGACCGGCCCGCCGCCGCCCGCGGCACCGACTTCGAGGAACTGCTGCGCGCGGTGGACACCTGGGACTACTCCCTCTCCGCGAACCCGCACTCCACCCTCGTACGGGAGCGGGCCTATCCGTCCGCGTACACGACGCTGGAGTACGGCTCTCCGCGCAACGACGTGTACCACCGCACCGGTCCGGCCGAGGTGGCCCGGCTGCGGGAGACGCTGGGCGTGCCGGAGGGCACAACCGCCCTGCTGTACGCCCCGGTGCCCCGCGACTACCGGCGGGTCCAGCGGCCCGCCCTCGATCTGGAGCGGCTGCTCCGGATGCTGGGCCCGCGGTTCGTGGTCCTGGCCCGGACGCCCCTCCCGGCGGACCCCGCGCGCCGCGCGCCGCACCCCCGGATCATCGACGTCAGCGCCCACCGCTCCGTGGAGACCCTGGCGCTCGCCTCGGACGCCCTGATCACCGACTACGCGTCGCTGATGTTCGACTACGCCAACCTGGACCGCCCGGTGGTGCTGCACCTCCCCGACATCGAGGCGTACGAGGCGTCGCGGGGCACGTACTTCGACATCACCGCGTTCCCGCCCGGCGTCGTGGTCCGGAGCCAGGACGAACTGGTCGACGTCCTCACCACGGACCACTGGCGCGGCTCCCACGCAGCGCAGCTGCGGGCCGCGTTCCGGGCCCGGTTCTGCCCGTACGACGACGGGTTCGCCGCCGAGCGGGTGGTGCGGCGGGTCTTCCTCGGGGAGACGGACGGGCTGCCGCTGCCGGTGCCGTACGCAGCCCGCCGGACTCCGGCGGCGGCCCTGCCCGCGCAGGACGGGGCCGGGGCGGCGGTCCGGGGCTGA
- a CDS encoding ABC transporter substrate-binding protein, with the protein MRTTFSIRRTALVFAAVGALALTGCGGDGKKKTDEGSGKGTDSASTVKLPKLDGENISVAAVWTGPEQENFTKVLDEFEKRTGASVTFVPAQDPIINFLGTKIAGQQPPDVAMIPQVGAIQQAAAKKWAKPVGAEAKAQLDKNYAKVWQDLGSVDGTQYGVYFKAANKSLIWYNAAAFDNAGASEPKTWKDFLTTAETISASGVTPVSVGGADGWTLTDWFENIYLSQAGPEKYDQLAQHEIPWTDPSVKDALTSLAELFGKPELIAGGADGALQTEFPASVTQTFTGGDQPKGAMVFEGDFVSINIAQTEAKIGTDAKVFPFPAVGADSPVVTGGDAAVALKETKGAQALLTWLASSDAAKIWAEAGGFISPNKGLDLKAYPNDVQRTMAQALIDAGDDVRFDMSDQAPQSFGGTPGKGEWKILQDFLKNPKDIAGTQKELESEAAKAYKS; encoded by the coding sequence ATGCGCACAACCTTCTCGATACGCAGGACCGCGCTCGTGTTCGCGGCGGTCGGCGCTCTGGCGCTCACCGGCTGCGGAGGCGACGGCAAGAAGAAGACGGACGAGGGCTCCGGCAAGGGCACGGACAGCGCGTCCACGGTGAAGCTGCCGAAGCTGGACGGGGAGAACATCTCCGTCGCCGCGGTCTGGACCGGACCCGAGCAGGAGAACTTCACCAAGGTCCTGGACGAGTTCGAGAAGCGCACGGGCGCGAGCGTGACGTTCGTCCCGGCGCAGGACCCGATCATCAACTTCCTGGGGACGAAGATCGCGGGCCAGCAGCCGCCGGACGTGGCGATGATCCCGCAGGTGGGCGCGATCCAGCAGGCGGCCGCGAAGAAGTGGGCCAAGCCGGTCGGGGCCGAGGCGAAGGCCCAGCTCGACAAGAACTACGCGAAGGTCTGGCAGGACCTCGGGTCGGTGGACGGCACTCAGTACGGGGTGTACTTCAAGGCCGCCAACAAGTCGCTGATCTGGTACAACGCCGCCGCGTTCGACAACGCCGGAGCGAGCGAGCCGAAGACCTGGAAGGACTTCCTGACGACGGCGGAGACGATCTCCGCCTCGGGCGTCACCCCGGTCTCGGTGGGCGGGGCGGACGGCTGGACCCTCACCGACTGGTTCGAGAACATCTACCTCTCGCAGGCCGGCCCGGAGAAGTACGACCAGCTCGCGCAGCACGAGATCCCGTGGACCGACCCGTCCGTGAAGGACGCGCTGACCTCGCTGGCCGAGCTGTTCGGCAAGCCGGAGCTGATCGCGGGCGGTGCGGACGGGGCGCTCCAGACCGAGTTCCCGGCCTCGGTGACCCAGACCTTCACCGGAGGTGACCAGCCCAAGGGCGCGATGGTCTTCGAGGGCGACTTCGTCTCCATCAACATCGCGCAGACCGAGGCGAAGATCGGTACGGACGCCAAGGTCTTCCCGTTCCCGGCGGTCGGCGCGGACTCCCCCGTGGTCACGGGTGGCGACGCGGCCGTGGCGCTCAAGGAGACCAAGGGCGCGCAGGCGCTGCTGACCTGGCTGGCGTCGTCGGACGCGGCGAAGATCTGGGCCGAGGCGGGTGGGTTCATCTCCCCGAACAAGGGTCTGGACCTGAAGGCGTACCCGAACGACGTGCAGCGCACGATGGCGCAGGCGCTGATCGACGCCGGTGACGACGTCCGGTTCGACATGTCCGACCAGGCCCCGCAGTCGTTCGGCGGGACGCCCGGCAAGGGTGAGTGGAAGATCCTCCAGGACTTCCTGAAGAACCCGAAGGACATCGCGGGGACCCAGAAGGAGCTGGAGTCCGAAGCGGCCAAGGCGTACAAGAGCTGA
- a CDS encoding carbohydrate ABC transporter permease, whose translation MTGTRRVIAAAFLLPSLVLLGALVVYPIGYSVHRSFFDQAGTGFAGFDNYTALFTDDTILMAVKNNAIWVVFAPTVATALGLIFAVLTERIRWGTAFKLIVFMPMAISMLAAGIIFRLVYDQAPERGVANAVAVSVHDTFNASAGFPKARPLPVHPLEKGDGGTYVSKEPIRAGEPLRVPLVGVAPAKMPGDARPAQGSPAASGDEISGTAWLDFTRGGGGRPNVVDPKELGLKGLMVEAVKDGKVVATATAGADGAFTLPASADGARLRLPADNFREPYNGVDWLGPSLVTPGIIGSYVWMWAGFAMVLIAAGLAGLPRELLEAARVDGANEWQVFRRITVPMLAPVLAVVLVTLMINVLKVFDLVFIIAPGSSQDDANVLALQLYRSSFGTDADLGIGSAIAVLLLLLVIPVMLFNIRRIRKEGRR comes from the coding sequence GTGACGGGCACCCGCAGGGTCATCGCGGCGGCTTTCCTGCTGCCCTCACTGGTGCTGCTCGGCGCGCTGGTGGTCTACCCGATCGGCTACTCCGTCCACCGGTCCTTCTTCGACCAGGCCGGTACCGGTTTCGCCGGGTTCGACAACTACACGGCCCTGTTCACCGACGACACGATCCTCATGGCGGTGAAGAACAACGCGATCTGGGTGGTCTTCGCCCCCACGGTCGCCACCGCCCTCGGCCTGATCTTCGCGGTGCTGACCGAGCGCATCCGCTGGGGCACCGCTTTCAAGCTGATCGTCTTCATGCCGATGGCGATCTCGATGCTGGCGGCCGGCATCATCTTCCGGCTGGTGTACGACCAGGCCCCCGAGCGGGGCGTCGCCAACGCGGTGGCGGTGAGCGTGCACGACACGTTCAACGCGTCCGCCGGCTTCCCGAAGGCCCGCCCGCTGCCCGTGCACCCGCTGGAGAAGGGCGACGGCGGGACGTACGTGTCCAAGGAGCCGATCCGGGCGGGCGAGCCGCTGCGGGTGCCGCTGGTGGGCGTGGCCCCGGCGAAGATGCCGGGCGACGCCCGGCCCGCCCAGGGCTCTCCCGCGGCTTCCGGGGACGAGATCTCCGGCACGGCCTGGCTGGACTTCACCCGTGGCGGCGGCGGTAGGCCGAACGTCGTCGACCCGAAGGAGCTGGGGCTCAAGGGCCTCATGGTCGAGGCGGTGAAGGACGGGAAGGTCGTGGCCACGGCGACGGCCGGGGCGGACGGCGCCTTCACCCTGCCCGCGTCGGCGGACGGGGCCCGACTGCGCCTGCCGGCGGACAACTTCCGCGAGCCGTACAACGGTGTCGACTGGCTCGGCCCGTCCCTGGTGACGCCGGGGATCATCGGCAGCTACGTGTGGATGTGGGCCGGGTTCGCCATGGTGCTGATCGCTGCCGGCCTGGCCGGTCTGCCGCGCGAACTGCTGGAGGCGGCCCGTGTGGACGGCGCCAACGAGTGGCAGGTGTTCCGCCGGATCACGGTGCCGATGCTGGCGCCGGTGCTGGCGGTGGTCCTGGTGACGCTGATGATCAACGTGCTGAAGGTCTTCGACCTGGTGTTCATCATCGCGCCGGGCTCCTCCCAGGACGACGCGAACGTCCTGGCGCTCCAGCTGTACCGGTCCTCGTTCGGCACGGACGCGGACCTCGGGATCGGCAGCGCGATCGCGGTGCTCCTGCTGCTGCTGGTGATCCCGGTGATGCTGTTCAACATCCGCCGGATCCGGAAGGAGGGGCGCCGATGA
- a CDS encoding CDP-glycerol glycerophosphotransferase family protein, whose amino-acid sequence MIDFSCVITGGGDGGAAGGADALRASVASVLGQSLRGVEAVVVLASAAAPALHAAARTLADRASGRVRLVHADPAVRTTGALRNAGLDAATGRYVLVLTPGERLQRHACRNLWQAGETSRADLVAGRWSLAADETGKEREPSWQGGLYARSRTLNRCTEAPELVVRDALVTGFCLRREAARQHGLRYEEDLAHGEILFGPLAAAAVGRIALVRRLVVTGRAVPDRARDLAALVEAHHRVADTLVAQGLPDLRAERETAFARDHLVPLARSFPRLPAALRDRAAATAARVLTGPFRTGVPELPPLERVAVALLARGDAEGVLAAAYALSRPATVCAPLTAGRDGRIGWAGDPAEPAFDVTGLGHQYRTFGEMRLMNRLTRATAEQGCLLLEGRLVLPGHTGPGPGTPLTATLEFRARGGAHAVAFPIEEVRHDGNGITWRARIDVTRRLRPLGLRDTAWDARLTVRAGGADGPRSVSDLFAPQDQVAEAVRFAARPRLGRLTGDTWEPYITLKDHFALRLTARRRPARTAHRLARYATRFRPARKAKLLVRALRKRLDRYRSRGFKAPVYNTWLTRLPVRRGSVVFESHMGTCYGDSPRAVYEEIRRQGLRLRATWSYDPSPAGFPEDARLVRRWSWRYLWALARAEYWVDNQGFPQHLRKPPHTTYLQTWHGSAYKRMGFDETRVRLQNAPQRERLRRAVDRFDHFLVRSEHDVATLARAYRLPEERLLRTGYPRNDVLIAERDRAETEGRLPRPPLAAELGLDDHRRTVLYAPTFRGGPGKQRRSRLLLDVREFAERFGDTHTLLVRSHYLESARLPVCPPGTVVDVSRHHDTSELLAITDVLITDYSSIMFDFALLDRPVVLFAPDLDAYAAERGSYFDLREKAPGPVTATPEELFGVLAELKKSDARWADRRREFVRQFGPYDRGDAARRTVAAVFGPKICRDTRHITDHDRGAGR is encoded by the coding sequence GTGATCGACTTCAGCTGTGTCATCACCGGCGGCGGGGACGGCGGAGCGGCGGGCGGCGCGGATGCCCTGCGTGCCTCCGTCGCCTCCGTGCTCGGCCAGTCGCTGCGCGGCGTCGAAGCCGTCGTGGTCCTCGCCTCCGCCGCCGCCCCGGCCCTCCACGCCGCGGCCCGCACCCTCGCGGACCGGGCCTCCGGGCGGGTCCGCCTCGTCCACGCCGACCCCGCCGTCCGCACCACCGGGGCCCTGCGCAACGCCGGCCTCGACGCGGCGACCGGCCGGTACGTCCTGGTCCTCACCCCCGGCGAGCGCCTCCAGCGCCACGCCTGCCGCAACCTCTGGCAGGCCGGGGAGACCAGCCGCGCCGATCTCGTCGCCGGCCGCTGGAGCCTGGCCGCCGACGAGACCGGCAAGGAGCGCGAGCCGTCCTGGCAGGGCGGCCTGTACGCCCGCTCGCGCACCCTCAACCGCTGCACCGAGGCCCCCGAACTCGTCGTCAGGGACGCCCTGGTGACCGGATTCTGCCTGCGCCGCGAGGCCGCCCGGCAGCACGGGCTGCGGTACGAGGAGGACCTGGCGCACGGCGAGATCCTGTTCGGCCCGCTCGCCGCGGCAGCGGTCGGCCGGATCGCCCTGGTCCGCCGCCTCGTCGTGACCGGGCGGGCCGTCCCCGACCGGGCCCGCGACCTCGCCGCCCTCGTCGAGGCCCACCACCGGGTCGCCGACACCCTCGTCGCCCAAGGACTGCCCGACCTGCGAGCGGAGCGGGAGACGGCGTTCGCCCGCGACCACCTGGTGCCGCTCGCCCGGTCCTTCCCCCGGCTTCCCGCCGCCCTCCGCGACCGGGCCGCCGCCACCGCCGCCCGTGTGCTGACCGGCCCCTTCCGCACCGGCGTACCGGAACTGCCTCCGCTGGAGCGGGTCGCCGTGGCGCTGCTGGCGCGGGGCGACGCCGAAGGGGTCCTCGCCGCCGCCTACGCGCTGAGCCGCCCCGCCACCGTGTGCGCACCCCTGACGGCGGGCCGGGACGGGCGGATCGGCTGGGCCGGCGACCCGGCCGAGCCGGCCTTCGACGTCACCGGACTCGGCCACCAGTACCGCACATTCGGCGAGATGCGGCTGATGAACCGGCTCACCCGCGCCACCGCCGAGCAGGGATGCCTGCTGCTCGAAGGCCGCCTCGTGCTGCCCGGCCACACCGGCCCCGGCCCCGGCACCCCGCTCACCGCCACCCTGGAGTTCCGGGCCCGCGGCGGGGCGCACGCCGTCGCGTTCCCGATCGAGGAGGTCCGGCACGACGGCAACGGGATCACCTGGCGCGCGCGGATCGACGTCACGCGCCGCCTGCGCCCCCTCGGCCTCCGCGACACGGCGTGGGACGCGCGGCTGACCGTACGGGCGGGGGGCGCCGACGGGCCCCGGTCCGTCAGCGACCTCTTCGCCCCGCAGGACCAGGTGGCGGAAGCGGTGCGGTTCGCCGCCCGCCCCCGGCTCGGGCGGCTCACCGGGGACACCTGGGAGCCCTACATCACGCTCAAGGACCACTTCGCGCTCCGGCTGACCGCCCGCCGCCGCCCGGCCCGTACCGCCCACCGCCTGGCCCGCTACGCCACCCGGTTCCGCCCCGCCCGCAAGGCGAAGCTCCTCGTCCGGGCCCTGCGCAAGCGGCTGGACCGCTACCGCTCCCGCGGCTTCAAGGCCCCCGTCTACAACACCTGGCTCACCCGCCTCCCCGTCCGCCGGGGCTCCGTCGTCTTCGAGAGCCACATGGGCACCTGCTACGGCGACAGTCCGCGCGCCGTGTACGAGGAGATCCGCCGCCAGGGCCTGAGACTGCGCGCCACCTGGTCCTACGACCCCTCCCCGGCCGGCTTCCCCGAGGACGCCCGCCTCGTACGCCGCTGGTCCTGGCGCTACCTGTGGGCGCTGGCCCGCGCCGAGTACTGGGTGGACAACCAGGGCTTCCCGCAGCACCTGCGCAAACCCCCGCACACCACGTACCTCCAGACCTGGCACGGTTCCGCGTACAAGCGGATGGGCTTCGACGAGACCCGCGTACGGCTCCAGAACGCCCCGCAGCGCGAACGGCTCCGGCGGGCCGTGGACCGCTTCGACCACTTCCTCGTCCGCTCCGAGCACGACGTGGCCACCCTGGCCCGCGCCTACCGGCTGCCCGAGGAACGCCTCCTGCGCACCGGCTATCCGCGCAACGACGTCCTGATCGCGGAGCGCGACCGGGCCGAGACCGAAGGACGGCTGCCCCGCCCGCCCCTCGCGGCGGAACTGGGGCTGGACGACCACCGGAGGACCGTGCTGTACGCCCCGACCTTCCGGGGCGGGCCCGGCAAACAGCGCAGGAGCCGACTGCTGCTGGACGTACGGGAGTTCGCGGAGCGGTTCGGCGACACCCACACGCTGCTGGTGCGCTCCCACTACCTGGAGTCCGCGCGGCTGCCCGTCTGCCCGCCCGGCACCGTCGTGGACGTCTCCCGCCACCACGACACCAGCGAACTCCTGGCGATCACCGACGTGTTGATCACCGACTACTCGTCCATCATGTTCGACTTCGCCCTCCTCGACCGGCCCGTCGTCCTGTTCGCCCCCGACCTCGACGCGTACGCGGCCGAGCGCGGCAGCTACTTCGACCTGCGGGAGAAGGCGCCGGGGCCGGTCACCGCGACCCCGGAGGAGCTGTTCGGGGTCCTCGCCGAACTGAAGAAGTCCGACGCCCGGTGGGCCGACCGGCGCCGGGAGTTCGTCCGGCAGTTCGGGCCCTACGACCGGGGCGACGCCGCCCGCAGAACCGTCGCCGCCGTCTTCGGTCCCAAGATCTGCCGGGACACCCGTCACATCACCGACCACGACCGGGGGGCCGGCCGATGA
- a CDS encoding carbohydrate ABC transporter permease yields the protein MSSAPKVDAARIGRRRAGSPGAGRPEAPKAGQSLAARMAARAGGGVMRVFLILVALFWLMPTIGLLLSSLRGPQDIAATGWWKVFTAPSELTFDNYQRILDNSTITGSLFSTVMITVPSTVLVVVIGSLAGYAFAWMEFPGRDWWFLLVVGLLVVPVQVALIPVSELFGAIGIFETTLGVVLFHTAFGLPFAIFLLRNFFAEIPRELLEAARLDGAGEIRLFTRVVMPLGGPAIASLGIFQFLWVWNDMLVALIFADSGSPPITVALQQQVRQFGNNIDVLAPGAFVSMVIPLVVFFAFQRQFVSGVMAGAVK from the coding sequence ATGAGCAGCGCACCGAAGGTGGACGCCGCGCGCATCGGCCGCCGGAGGGCGGGGTCCCCGGGTGCCGGCCGGCCCGAAGCCCCCAAGGCCGGGCAGTCCCTCGCGGCGCGCATGGCCGCCCGCGCCGGGGGCGGCGTGATGCGGGTCTTCCTGATCCTGGTCGCCCTGTTCTGGCTGATGCCCACCATCGGCCTGCTGCTGTCCTCGCTGCGCGGGCCGCAGGACATCGCGGCGACCGGCTGGTGGAAGGTCTTCACCGCCCCGTCCGAGCTGACCTTCGACAACTACCAGAGGATTCTGGACAATTCGACGATCACCGGATCGCTGTTCAGCACGGTCATGATCACCGTGCCCTCCACCGTGCTGGTGGTGGTCATCGGCTCCCTCGCCGGATACGCCTTCGCGTGGATGGAGTTCCCCGGCCGGGACTGGTGGTTCCTGCTGGTCGTCGGGTTGCTGGTGGTGCCGGTGCAGGTCGCGCTGATCCCGGTCTCCGAACTGTTCGGCGCCATCGGGATCTTCGAGACGACGCTCGGGGTGGTGCTGTTCCACACGGCGTTCGGCCTGCCGTTCGCGATCTTCCTGCTGCGGAACTTCTTCGCGGAGATCCCCCGTGAACTCCTGGAGGCGGCCCGGCTCGACGGGGCGGGCGAGATCCGGCTCTTCACCCGCGTCGTGATGCCGCTGGGCGGCCCGGCGATCGCCTCGCTCGGGATCTTCCAGTTCCTGTGGGTGTGGAACGACATGCTGGTCGCCCTGATATTCGCGGACTCCGGGTCCCCGCCGATCACCGTGGCGCTCCAGCAGCAGGTACGCCAGTTCGGCAACAACATCGACGTGCTCGCGCCCGGCGCGTTCGTGTCGATGGTGATCCCGTTGGTGGTGTTCTTCGCCTTCCAGCGGCAGTTCGTCTCCGGCGTGATGGCGGGCGCGGTCAAGTAG